The following nucleotide sequence is from Candidatus Cloacimonadota bacterium.
CGTCCGAGTCGGGATTTTTTTATTGCAACAAAACACATTTTTTGATCTGCTCTTCATTTCCAACTTTGAGTTTATAGAAATAAATTCCGGAACCAAGTCTCTGGTCTTGTGAATTTTTTCCATCCCAGCTGAGATGATGAATTCCAGTATAAAAATTATCATTCACCAAAGTTTTTACTCTTTGCCCCTTGATATTATATACCGAAACATTTACAGTTGCAGTTCTTTTCAAACTGAATGAAATATTTGTTTCACCGAATCCCGGCTTAAAGGGATTGGGAAAATTTTGCCTTAATTTACAAATCGAATTCGAATGATTTTTAGAATCATCAACATCAAACTGAGGCGCATTAAAAGTTTTTTCAGTATAATTCAGAACAATTTCACCTATATTTTGTTGCGATTTTGCCTGAATAAAATAATAGTCATTGGGGCAAAAGATTGTTTCGGAAATATCATATTCTCCCCAATCATTCCAACGGATGATACTTACATTGTCGAACCAAGACAAGGCAGTACCAATGTTCGGCACATTACTATTCAGACGAACATCAAAAAATTCGGTGCCTGCAGGAAGAGTAAGTTCCTGATGATAAAAAGTCCAGGGAGTATCACCGCTCACATTTGCTCCAATATTATCTTCACCAAGAGAATAACCACCGGTTCGGTTTTCATAATAACGTACCTGAATGGTTACATCTGCTCCATTCTGAGTTTTTATATAACCGCAAAGAGTGTAATTTGCCGTATCGGAACGGCAGATTATTCTTTTCTCGAAATTAGTAATAATATTGTCACCGGAACTTGGAATCCGTCTATGTTGAATCGAACGCTCCCCTGCATAAGCAACCGAATCACAATAAATTTCATCGCTGCTGTTCAGATTCCACAGAGTGCACCCTTCGTCCTCCATATTACCAAACCAAACTTTTTCTCGTCCCAAACGAAATTCATAAACACCAAAGGGTTGAATACTGTTTACATAAGCGATGCTGCCCTCCATTTCAAGCGGATTTGGTGCAGTTTGCCAATTTCCGTTTATCTCTTCTAAAGGCAATTCAACTGATTGGTCAATTTCATCAATGGTCATACTCGAAGTGTCCATTATTACTTTTGCAATAACATTTTCTCTATCGACTTTCAAATATGTATTTAATTGTTTGGAGCGATATGTAATATAATCAAGAATGTGCAATCCCAACCCACCTTCTGCTCTTTGGGGAATATAATCATCAATATAAATCGGAGTTAGAGAATATTCATAAAATCCCGTTTCATCTACTTTTGCGTTCAAGATCATCGTGGGAAACGTTTCCGGATAAGAGAGATCAAAAACGAAATTTCCCAAAGAATGCGCAATTAATTTTCCGTTATAAAGTTCCACTCCCTGAATAATGTGCGGATGATGACAAATCACCAAATCCGCTCCATTGTCAACAGCAAAATGCCTGATTTCCATATCCCACATGTGCGGGATATCTACCAAAGGGGAATAATCTTCTTCCTCAAGACAATCTTCCACGAAAGGTAAAGTTGCATCATAATTGCTGCCCGGCATCCTTGAATATTCACTTCCAGCATGCCACTCCATCACTACAAGGTCGGCAACATCCTCCACCTCCTCAATTTGCTTTCGTGTGTAATATGGTGTCATATAAGCGAAACCGGGTTTATTAAAGCCAGCGTTTAAATAGGGTTGATAATTATTATATTGCCCGGTTCTGTCACTTGAAGCCAGGAAGGCAAAATTTATCCCTGATTTTGAGTAGAAAGCCGGAAGATAGCCCTGGTAAGAATTTGCTCCTGCACCCGAACAGATAATGTTATTTTCCTCTAAAACAGCTTGTGTTTCCTGCATTCCCGGAAGCATATAATCCATTATATGATTGTTTGCTAGAGTTATCACGTCTATTCCTGCATAGGTCAAACCTTGCACATTGTCCGGTGAACCTTTGAAATAGATAGTTTTCGTGGGGTGATGCTCCCAATGCGTGGTAAGAGGGCATTCCAAATTTGCAACAGTGATGTCAGCCGCTTCCCCGATATATTGCAAGGTTGGTTCGAAGATTGCTTCTACTCCTTGAGTTGGAATAATTCCTCCTGCTCCTTCATAATGGCGAGCGAGCATAATATCACCAATAAAATTTATGGTTATGGGAAAAGTTGAATTCCCTTCGTCAACTTCAATACTACAACTTGCCTGTCCCCACATATTTGTGTAGTCCACGACTTCGAGCAAAACGGTATAAGGATGATCATCTGTAACCAAAAAAGTATGCGTTGGATCTTGCTCAGTACTAGTGGAGTCATCACCAAAATTCCAAAAGAAATCATGCTCATCACTATCCGGATCTACAACTTCACCAAAAAATTGCACGTCAACTACCCGCTCTCCAGCCCTACTATCATATGCGTCTCCCAAAATATAATCAATTGATACCTCCGGCACACAAGGTAAATCTTCGGTAACATTTACAATATTGTCGAAAAAGACCACGCCATCAGAGGCTTCGTCTTGGTCGTTGATGAAAACTATGCTGGAAATTTCCGGCAGATAATCGAAAAAGGCAATCCAATCATCAGCAATAGGTAAGAGAAAATTATTCCATTGATCCTCTGGAAAATTTCCTTGATAAACGGGAATCCATTCTTCGATATTTAGCTCTTCCGAACCCGCAAAAGAATAGAAAAGCACATTTATTGAATCCATTATCCCAAATCCTTGAATTTCCGCTTCCGAATCAACATAAGCAGAAACTTGCCAGACATCGCCCGTATCTACAACTACCGGCTGAATGTTTTCGAGTTTCCAAGTATTTCCAAATAATTTGAGAGAAAAGGGCGAATCTTCATAAGTGATTTCCGAATCCAAAACCCAATCCAAAGAATCTTCATCCTCACCCGGATAAGATTCTAAACTAACGAATCCGCTATCAAAATTTTCAATTGGGATTTCCCTGACAAAATCAGTTCCATTTGAATGACTATATTTTATTGATTCCGAACAAAAAGATTTGAAGGGGATAATAAAAACAACCATAAAAAATAGTATTTTAAATTTTCTCATTTTATTCACCTCATTAACAAACATTTTTTTGTTTTTACATTTGTATCACCTATTTTCAAACGATAAAAATATACACCTGTGCTAACTTTATGTCCGGTCATATCTTTTGTATCCCAGAGGAAATAATTTTGATCTTCACTTTTTGCGCGCGAATTATTATATTCCAAAGTTCTGACCAACTGTCCCTTCACATTATAGATATTTAGAACTACAGCGATATTGGGGGAGGGCTGTTTAAGACTAAAAGGGATCGAAGTCCATTCATCAATAGGATTAGGAATATTTTGTCCGAGAAAATTCTCATCAGGCAGCGGATTCTCTTGGACGATTAGAATAACCGGTATTCGTAAAACTTGTCCAATATCCGACTTTATTTTGATGAAAGCACTATACTCACCAATTTCCAAATTCTGACTGGAAAGCGTTACGTTAAAAGTTGTTGTCTCTCCGGCTGGGATGAAGCCACCGGAATAATCGCAAGTTAGCCAGCCTATGGGAGAATCTGTAATTTCAAAAAAACCGGAAGAAGTGTTAAACACATCTCCATTTGAATCTGTAAGCCGAATTTTACAATTATTCGAAATAAGACCGGGAACGATGAACTCATAGATGCCTTCATTTGGAAAATTTTCAGCAATGTTCTCCCAAATATATCCCCCATCGGATGAAATATCTATATTTACATTTTCGATACCACCGCAATCAATCCATCTGATCGAGTCTTGCGAACCATATTCCATGATTGAGTTTGCATTCGGATAAGTGATATTTAGGGCGGTGATGCTAAAATTGGCAGAATTATCCAAAATTGAACTTTCAAGATCAGTTATGCGAACTCGGCAGTTATCACTCAAAGGTGCGGGTACTGTGAAATAATAATGATGCTCGTTGTCAATTGCTTCTGCCAATATTTCCCAGTTAATGCCACCATCAAAAGAGATTTCAAGGTTGATAGGACTGATCACTTCTCCCCAATCAACCCAAGTAATACTATCGGTCAAACCATAAACGAGTTGATCGTTCAAATCCGGATGAGTTATCCAGAGATACGAGCCTTCTGCTGGAAGAATTGTAGCGATTCCGCTTTTAGAGTGCGGGGGAGAACCCGTGCCATCTCCCTGAATTTCCCAATTTATATCAATAGGAGTGCTTATTCCTACCTCAATATTTGTAGTAATACCAAAAGCATTAATTCCGGTATCATACAATATTTCTGTTCCATTTCCCCAAGTAATCATCCCTCCGGTTTCTCCATTATAGCTTAATTCTCCCAGATCGGTAGCTGCAAGAATAGTAACTCCATCCGGAAAATCAAGAGAAACGTGAACTA
It contains:
- a CDS encoding CapA family protein, which produces MRKFKILFFMVVFIIPFKSFCSESIKYSHSNGTDFVREIPIENFDSGFVSLESYPGEDEDSLDWVLDSEITYEDSPFSLKLFGNTWKLENIQPVVVDTGDVWQVSAYVDSEAEIQGFGIMDSINVLFYSFAGSEELNIEEWIPVYQGNFPEDQWNNFLLPIADDWIAFFDYLPEISSIVFINDQDEASDGVVFFDNIVNVTEDLPCVPEVSIDYILGDAYDSRAGERVVDVQFFGEVVDPDSDEHDFFWNFGDDSTSTEQDPTHTFLVTDDHPYTVLLEVVDYTNMWGQASCSIEVDEGNSTFPITINFIGDIMLARHYEGAGGIIPTQGVEAIFEPTLQYIGEAADITVANLECPLTTHWEHHPTKTIYFKGSPDNVQGLTYAGIDVITLANNHIMDYMLPGMQETQAVLEENNIICSGAGANSYQGYLPAFYSKSGINFAFLASSDRTGQYNNYQPYLNAGFNKPGFAYMTPYYTRKQIEEVEDVADLVVMEWHAGSEYSRMPGSNYDATLPFVEDCLEEEDYSPLVDIPHMWDMEIRHFAVDNGADLVICHHPHIIQGVELYNGKLIAHSLGNFVFDLSYPETFPTMILNAKVDETGFYEYSLTPIYIDDYIPQRAEGGLGLHILDYITYRSKQLNTYLKVDRENVIAKVIMDTSSMTIDEIDQSVELPLEEINGNWQTAPNPLEMEGSIAYVNSIQPFGVYEFRLGREKVWFGNMEDEGCTLWNLNSSDEIYCDSVAYAGERSIQHRRIPSSGDNIITNFEKRIICRSDTANYTLCGYIKTQNGADVTIQVRYYENRTGGYSLGEDNIGANVSGDTPWTFYHQELTLPAGTEFFDVRLNSNVPNIGTALSWFDNVSIIRWNDWGEYDISETIFCPNDYYFIQAKSQQNIGEIVLNYTEKTFNAPQFDVDDSKNHSNSICKLRQNFPNPFKPGFGETNISFSLKRTATVNVSVYNIKGQRVKTLVNDNFYTGIHHLSWDGKNSQDQRLGSGIYFYKLKVGNEEQIKKCVLLQ